A region from the Toxotes jaculatrix isolate fToxJac2 chromosome 2, fToxJac2.pri, whole genome shotgun sequence genome encodes:
- the LOC121187182 gene encoding keratin, type I cytoskeletal 18-like: MEPLIKRQSSQMLSGHTTIHRPLQMERAYAHSVSGGAGGHGTRISTVTYGTRVGSSFGGGYDYQSLSSGSTSGTLGIANEKLAMQHLNDRLASYLETVKNLEKANSKLEIKIRETIEKKGPLEGRDYSKYNTIIAGLRAKIFDMIKGNAHLAIALDNARLASDDFRVKMEYELSMRQTVEADVARLRKLLDDTNVIRLHLESDIESLKEELINLKKNHENDVAELRAQITQVGVHVDVDAPKGQDLARIMEEMRAKYEKIALKNQEELKAWHESQITEVQVQVTESTEALKEATSVMTETRRRYQALDIELQSALSLKASLEATLRDIEMRYNMEVEKYNAIILRLQEELTQIRNDIQHNTREYEHLLNIKVKLEAEIAEYRRLLDGGATLKLEDAIDQKTVQTKVVTVTQTLVDGKVVSESKDVKSSEKVV, from the exons ATGGAGCCCCTGATTAAACGCCAGAGTTCTCAAATGCTCAGTGGTCATACAACCATTCACAGACCTCTTCAGATGGAGCGGGCCTACGCTCACAGTGTCAGCGGAGGGGCAGGCGGCCATGGGACCAGGATCTCCACTGTCACCTACGGCACACGGGTTGGCAGCAGCTTCGGCGGTGGGTATGACTACCAATCCTTGTCCTCTGGGTCCACTTCTGGAACCCTGGGCATCGCGAACGAGAAGCTAGCCATGCAGCACCTGAACGACCGCTTGGCCAGCTACCTGGAGACGGTCAAGAATCTGGAGAAGGCCAACAGCAAGCTGGAGATCAAAATCAGAGAGACCATCGAAAAGAAGGGCCCCTTGGAGGGGAGAGACTACAGCAAGTACAACACCATCATTGCAGGGCTGAGAGCAAAG ATTTTTGACATGATCAAGGGAAACGCACACCTTGCTATCGCTCTTGACAACGCACGCCTGGCTTCAGACGACTTCAGAGTCAA GATGGAGTACGAGTTGTCCATGCGTCAAACAGTGGAGGCCGATGTTGCCAGACTGAGGAAGCTTCTGGACGACACCAACGTAATTCGTCTGCACCTGGAGAGTGACATTGAGTCTCTAAAGGAAGAGCTGATCAACCTGAAGAAGAATCATGAGAAT GATGTTGCTGAATTGCGTGCCCAGATCACCCAAGTTGGCGTCCATGTGGATGTTGACGCTCCTAAAGGACAGGACCTGGCCAGGATCATGGAGGAAATGAGGGCCAAGTATGAGAAGATAGCGCTGAAGAACCAGGAGGAGCTCAAAGCATGGCACGAATCTCAG ATCACAGAGGTGCAGGTCCAAGTGACTGAGAGCACAGAAGCTCTGAAGGAGGCCACGAGTGTAATGACTGAAACTAGGAGGAGGTATCAGGCACTAGACATTGAACTgcagtctgccctcagtctg AAAGCATCCCTGGAGGCCACACTCCGTGACATCGAGATGCGTTACAACATGGAGGTGGAAAAGTACAACGCCATCATCCtgaggctgcaggaggagctgactCAGATCCGCAACGACATCCAGCATAACACAAGAGAGTACGAGCACCTGCTCAACATCAAGGTGAAACTGGAGGCCGAGATTGCCGAGTACAGGAGGCTGCTGGATGGTGGGGCGACCTTAAA ACTGGAGGATGCAATTGATCAGAAGACAGTCCAGACTAAGGTGGTTACGGTCACTCAGACTCTGGTGGATGGCAAAGTGGTGTCAGAGAGCAAGGATGTTAAATCCAGTGAAAAAGTAGTGTAG